The sequence ACCGGAACGCCGTGCTCCGTGACCTCGAGGCTCTCGCCGGCCTTCACGCGGTCAAGGTAGACGGACAGGTTCTGACGCAGCTCACGGACGCCGACCCGGGCCGGCGGTCCGCCCTTCTCGCTCATGTAGCACACGGTAGCACATCATGCTGCGATTGAGCCCGCCGGGGAGCCCGGCCCGCCGGGGAGCCCGGCCCGCCGCGTGCGACCAGGCCGGCCTCAGCACCCCGGTGCGACAGCCGCGGTACTACACTCCGGCGAGTGGACATCCATGTCGTCGCACCGCTCGCCTCACCCGCGGAGCGTTCGGCGGTGGACGCGGTCCTCGATCCGGAGATCGGGCCACCGGTATCCGGCTGGCGCGGCGGAGCGCGGACCACCGCCGACGGGCACGCGGCGCGCGGCGGGCACGAGGCACGCGGACGTCGCGACCTCCTCCTGCCGGCCCTCCACGCGGTCCAGGAGCGGATCGGCTGGATCAGCCAGCCGGCACTGGGCTACATCTGCCGACGGCTTACGGTCCCGCCCGCCGAGGCGTACGGCGTCGCGACGTTCTACGCGATGTTCGCGACCCGCGAGCGGCCGCCGATCGTCGCCCATGTCTGCGACGACATCGCCTGCCGGCTCTCCGGAGCCGAGGAGACGTGCGCCGAGCTGGAGCGGACCATCGGTCCGGCCGGAACGCCGGCCGCCACCGCGGACGGCACCGCGTCGACCTGGCTGCGCAGCCCGTGCCTCGGCCTCTGTGAGCGCGCTCCGGCCGCGCTGTTCACCGTCGCCGGGGAGACGCCGCGTGCCTTCGAGGCGGCCCCGGTGGACGCGATCGGGATCGCGGCCCGGCTCCGCGGCGCGTCCCGAGCGCGAGGACCGGAGGCGGACGTCCGTGCGATCGTGCCCCAGGCTGGCGATCCCGCGCTCCGACTCCTCGCCCGAGTCGGTCGGATCGATCCGACGAGCCTCGCGGCCTACCGAGCATCGGGCGGATACGAGGGACTCGCCCGCGCCCTCGAGATCGGGCCGGTGGCGACGATCGAAGAGGTCACCGCGTCGCGGCTCCTCGGCCGCGGAGGCGCCGCGTTCCCGACCGGCCGGAAGTGGGCCGCCGTCGCGAGCCAGCCGGCGCAGCCCCACTATCTCGTCTGCAATGCCGATGAGTCGGAGCCCGGCACCTTCAAGGACCGCGTCCTGCTCGAGCACGACCCGTTCGCCGTCATCGAGGGGATGACGATCGAGGCCTTCGCGACCGGGGCGTCCCGCGGCTATCTCTACCTCCGTGCCGAGTATCCGCTCGCGGCGACGCGGGTGGCGGCGGCGATCGCGGCGGCTCGCTCGGCCGGGCTCCTCGGGCCGGACGTCGCTGGTTCGGGATTCGCCTTCGACATCGAGCTGCGCCGCGGCGCCGGCGCGTACATCTGCGGCGAGGAGACGGCGCTCTTCGAATCGATCGAGGGCGG is a genomic window of Chloroflexota bacterium containing:
- a CDS encoding NAD(P)H-dependent oxidoreductase subunit E translates to MDIHVVAPLASPAERSAVDAVLDPEIGPPVSGWRGGARTTADGHAARGGHEARGRRDLLLPALHAVQERIGWISQPALGYICRRLTVPPAEAYGVATFYAMFATRERPPIVAHVCDDIACRLSGAEETCAELERTIGPAGTPAATADGTASTWLRSPCLGLCERAPAALFTVAGETPRAFEAAPVDAIGIAARLRGASRARGPEADVRAIVPQAGDPALRLLARVGRIDPTSLAAYRASGGYEGLARALEIGPVATIEEVTASRLLGRGGAAFPTGRKWAAVASQPAQPHYLVCNADESEPGTFKDRVLLEHDPFAVIEGMTIEAFATGASRGYLYLRAEYPLAATRVAAAIAAARSAGLLGPDVAGSGFAFDIELRRGAGAYICGEETALFESIEGGRGEPRNKPPFPVEVGLFGRPTAINNVETLVNVPLILRDGAAAFAAVGTEGSSGPKLFCLSGHVARPGVYEVPFGTTLRELLDIAGGAPGGRTIRVILLGGAAGTFIGPEALDTPLTFEGTRAIGAALGSGVVMVFDETDDLVGTLRRIAAFFRDESCGQCVPCRVGTVRQEELLARLAAGRPRGSTADEVGLLREIGQAMRDASICGLGQTASSAIESALRVGVVTV